AAGCCAATCGCACATGGTTTATTACCCACACGTTTTTGACCACCGAAATTGGATTATGCATTTAGGTAGTAATAGGTAGAATTTATTTTGCCTTATTAGTTTTCTGTTCTTATCATCGATACGTCTCATCAGTTCTTGCATGGATTTTCCTGACCCGtacattgttttttgttttttattttatttgcgttGAAATTGTATGAATTTCGATCTGCGATTAATTGCACGGGTAGATCAGATATCTTAACGCGCAGCTGGGTGAACGCCAGTGAGTAGTATCTGTGGATGTCAGATCTCGAGGGAAGGGCCATTGCGCTTGATGCGATAGCCACTGCCCATGTCCACCTCGTAATCGGTGGTGAAGTTGACGCTGGCAAAGTTGATGTTGAACGTCAAGCGACTTCTGATCACGTCCATGTTCATGGTGATAATCTCGTACTCATCGAGACCCTGCAGCTCAAAGTTCTCGACTCCAAAGGTTCCACTGAATTCTCCCGAGTTGATTTCAAACGACCTCTTCGCCACCTGCATGGGTGCCATCACGGGGACTCCATATTTCGGGCTACCATTCTGCAGGACGCCTCTGAATGCCTCCAGTCCGTCCACAATCACACTGGAGAAAGAGCGTCCCTGAGCTGGAAATTGAGTTTGATTATTCAATTTTCcataacattttctttatgttCTCATTTCTCACCTGACAAAGGCTCGGCAACTTCGGCACCTTGACAGCTGCCCAGGGCCACGATAAGCGCAATCAGGAATACAGACTTCATTTTTAGCACAGCACACTAGTTAACCCTTTTGGCAAACAATATCCACTAGTCGAAGCTCGCCAAATCCGTTGCTCTTATATAGGAAAACGACTATTGAGATAATCTATCGGTACacataacaaaaatattagtgTCTAGAttaagaaattttaattttaagtaaaCTTGTATGTGTATCAAACCAACGGTGAATGCTTTCATGGTTTGTACATACAAAATCATGTAAACAATATGTAACTACGAATAGTGTTTTATGTATCCTTAATTTGGATTAGTGctatttaaagaaatataagGGGTATTCCTCTGAAATTAAAagtattgtttatttacttttgttttgttgttacAGTACTGTGCTTAAAGCTTTTCCCTTCGCTATAGAAATCACATTCAGCAAAGCCATGAATCTTGGAATCTAAATTTCCTTTCAGTGTATGTGCTGAAGTAGCTTTATTAATCGGCAAATAATTTGGCAAAGTGTTTTATGACAGATAGGACACAACTTGAGATTAGACCGCCTTTGAAATAACATGATAGGTGTTGTATATGTTAAGTCTTTTAAAACATCACTTAAACTTTCGAATACGATGCAAAAAACCCACCCGCACAGAAAAAACCTCCCGCACAATAAGAGCCAGGTGACGAATTCTTGATTCATAAACGGTTGTTTAATGACCGACGATTTGTTTACCACTCGAACTCGGGGGGAATGCAGACCTCCTTCTCGCCACCCTCACCACCACCGGCACCGGCGATGACCTCGGCGATGCTGATGTCGTCCAGAACGCTGTTGACGGCGGGCAGGGCAATACTCTCGATGGTATCGGCAATCAGATCTTCGTTCTCGTTGATGGCCACCTCCACGGCCTCGGCCAGGTACTCATTCATCTTCTCGTTGATGCTGCCATCGCCCAGGATGCCCTCGATCTCGGAGTCAACCTCACCCAGGTGGGTGCGGACCTCCAATGACTTCAGCTTTAGGTTGCCGCTGATCACACCCAGGGAGTACTTGAGAGTGCCCCAGATAACCATATCCTTGATGGCGAACTTGGCATGTCCGGCACCAATCAGGTTGATGGTGAATCCGTACTTCTTCAGCAGCACACTCAAATCGTATTGGGTGTCCACGTTGACGTCGCGGAAAGTGAACTTGTAGGTCACCTTGCTGGTGATGGCGTTGACCTTCATCTCATCGATGTCGAACTCATTCAGACCGTTGAGGCGGAAGTGGTCAATGGTTCCCTGAGCCTTCAGCGCACTGGTATCGATGTTAATTTCCTGATGGTCGATTCTAAGGGGAGCCAATGGCGGAATGCCGAGACCGGTGAAGCCACAGGGCATCTGCTCCTGAATACCCTCGATCACATCCACAATCGTGCTGGAGATCGAGTGGGTATCTAGTGAATCAATGGATAGTTATGCGAAACATTTGGACATTGGGTCATCTGGAATACTCACCAATGGGCTGGCCCACGGAAGCCGCACTGGCAACGGCCACAAGAGCCAAAATAGCCACGAAGATTTTCATTATTGCTTTGACTGAGAGTCCTACCGACTGATCGTAGTACCTACGGTATTTATACTACTCAGTCGTCCGGTCGCACGAGCCGCTTTTTATAGACGATCCACCTTACAGGTGGGGTGGTGATAAGGGGCTTCATACTCGGGAACGATTTGATTAGCCACCGGGCGTTCAATCGATGGCCTATTGCTGTCTTATCTCGACCACCGATTCCCCGGTTGgccaattttttaattttaattcttgGTTATATATACATGGAGGTACTTATCCTGAGGAAATTATCAGATCTAAAAGACAGTTTTCACCAAAGCACAAACATTCCCTTCTTGTGGAGGAGCGTCAAGATCAAAGTCTGTTTGGGGTGTGTCTCCCACGGTTATGGCTAGGAAGTTTCGAAAAGTGTTTTTCTAAACGCTTTTTAGAAAAGAAGGTGTTAGATAGGTTGACTTGGAAACAAGATTATGGCGACTCCCTTTCCAAAATCATTTGTTTTGCGATTAAAGTACTCATACACGAAAAGTATGTTCTTATGAAAACTTTCCATTAATTTCTACTTTAAGGTCATGCAGGTGTTGGAGCCAATACGAAGCATTAAAACAagtta
This genomic stretch from Drosophila teissieri strain GT53w chromosome 2L, Prin_Dtei_1.1, whole genome shotgun sequence harbors:
- the LOC122615820 gene encoding uncharacterized protein LOC122615820; this translates as MKIFVAILALVAVASAASVGQPIDTHSISSTIVDVIEGIQEQMPCGFTGLGIPPLAPLRIDHQEINIDTSALKAQGTIDHFRLNGLNEFDIDEMKVNAITSKVTYKFTFRDVNVDTQYDLSVLLKKYGFTINLIGAGHAKFAIKDMVIWGTLKYSLGVISGNLKLKSLEVRTHLGEVDSEIEGILGDGSINEKMNEYLAEAVEVAINENEDLIADTIESIALPAVNSVLDDISIAEVIAGAGGGEGGEKEVCIPPEFEW
- the LOC122611746 gene encoding uncharacterized protein LOC122611746, translating into MKSVFLIALIVALGSCQGAEVAEPLSAQGRSFSSVIVDGLEAFRGVLQNGSPKYGVPVMAPMQVAKRSFEINSGEFSGTFGVENFELQGLDEYEIITMNMDVIRSRLTFNINFASVNFTTDYEVDMGSGYRIKRNGPSLEI